A single genomic interval of Clostridium facile harbors:
- a CDS encoding TIGR03915 family putative DNA repair protein has protein sequence MFPNHNIIYQYDGSFEGLLCCIFESFQRKETPVDIVVEENFQMSLTPSRWITTDLEKAKRVAKGIQKNFTRKCQTFFHMSFLTCHPKKEWLMLCYVQMGFQYREKVLSLLTHPVVGELHKAVKYLKNESHFMKEFIRFSDYDGMLVSKVHPNNIVLPMIQRHFCNRYPNESFLIFDESHHMALVHKPNRTNIFPLDSLKLFSTASEEKQYQKLWKQYYNTIGIEERYNPVCRRNHMPKRYWKYMAEFQIILDSQNGD, from the coding sequence ATGTTTCCCAACCACAACATAATTTATCAATATGATGGCAGTTTTGAGGGACTATTGTGCTGTATCTTTGAAAGTTTTCAGCGGAAAGAAACCCCAGTTGACATAGTGGTGGAAGAAAATTTTCAAATGTCCTTAACGCCTTCCAGATGGATTACGACTGATTTGGAAAAAGCAAAACGGGTGGCCAAAGGGATACAAAAAAATTTTACAAGGAAATGCCAAACGTTTTTCCATATGAGTTTTTTAACCTGCCATCCAAAAAAGGAATGGCTGATGCTGTGCTATGTGCAAATGGGATTCCAGTATCGGGAAAAAGTGTTGTCTTTGCTAACTCATCCTGTTGTAGGAGAGTTGCATAAGGCGGTGAAATATTTAAAAAATGAAAGCCATTTTATGAAAGAGTTTATCCGTTTTTCAGATTATGATGGCATGCTAGTAAGCAAGGTACATCCCAATAATATTGTTTTGCCAATGATCCAGCGGCATTTTTGTAACCGTTACCCAAACGAGTCTTTTTTGATTTTTGATGAGTCCCACCATATGGCATTGGTGCATAAACCAAATCGGACCAATATTTTCCCTTTGGACTCCTTGAAATTATTTTCTACAGCTTCTGAGGAAAAACAATATCAGAAACTATGGAAACAATACTATAATACGATTGGAATCGAAGAACGGTATAATCCAGTTTGCCGCCGTAATCATATGCCAAAACGTTATTGGAAATATATGGCGGAATTTCAAATCATTTTGGATAGTCAGAATGGTGATTGA
- a CDS encoding putative DNA modification/repair radical SAM protein, translating to MDLFDKLKVLAASAKYDVSCASSGVDRDSPKDGIGSAVSCGICHTFASDGRCVSLLKVLMSNACIYDCKYCINRRSNQIKRATFTPRELADLTIQFYRRNYIEGLFLSSGVFKNPDYTCEQMIQCVEILRNEYRFYGYIHAKAIPGADGKLIEQLGLLVDRMSVNIEMPTQQSLEKLAPDKSKVSILKPMSLIHKRIQQNATDLVQYRHAPKFAPAGQSTQMIIGATPESDFQILNLTEGLYRNYGLKRVYFSAYLPVVQDSLLPALDTKPPLLREHRLYQADWLLRFYGFKASELLDEQHQSFNPLVDPKCNWALNHLDLFPIDVNRADYNSLLRVPGIGVTSAKRIVVARRMGPLNFAGLKKLGVVLKRAQYFITCSGKKNEGLRITQDGMIRSLISEQGLNYLSKECDVQQYEQLSLFRNNRLTIEELQKCFPTTT from the coding sequence GTGGATCTGTTTGATAAATTAAAAGTATTGGCTGCTTCCGCCAAATATGATGTATCCTGCGCTTCCAGCGGGGTGGACCGTGATTCGCCAAAGGATGGAATCGGGAGCGCTGTTTCCTGTGGCATCTGCCATACGTTTGCCTCGGATGGACGCTGTGTTTCTTTATTAAAAGTATTGATGAGTAACGCTTGTATTTACGATTGTAAATATTGCATTAACCGCCGTTCTAACCAGATCAAGCGGGCTACATTTACCCCCCGCGAACTGGCAGATTTAACAATACAATTCTATCGCCGAAACTATATTGAAGGGCTGTTTTTGAGCTCAGGGGTATTTAAAAATCCAGACTATACCTGCGAACAAATGATTCAATGTGTGGAGATACTGCGGAATGAATATCGATTTTATGGATATATTCATGCTAAAGCAATTCCTGGGGCGGATGGAAAACTGATTGAACAACTGGGCTTGCTGGTGGATAGAATGAGTGTGAATATTGAGATGCCAACTCAACAAAGTTTGGAAAAACTAGCGCCGGATAAAAGCAAAGTATCCATTTTAAAACCTATGTCCTTAATTCATAAACGGATTCAGCAGAATGCCACTGATTTGGTTCAATACCGTCATGCTCCCAAATTTGCACCAGCTGGACAAAGTACTCAGATGATCATTGGCGCTACACCGGAAAGCGATTTCCAAATTTTAAATTTGACCGAAGGACTTTATCGGAATTATGGGTTAAAACGGGTGTATTTTTCCGCTTATCTTCCTGTGGTACAGGATTCTTTGTTACCAGCGTTGGATACCAAACCGCCTTTACTGCGGGAGCATCGATTGTATCAAGCTGATTGGTTATTGCGTTTTTATGGTTTTAAAGCAAGTGAGCTATTGGACGAGCAACACCAAAGCTTTAACCCATTAGTAGACCCCAAATGCAATTGGGCATTAAACCATTTGGACTTATTCCCCATAGATGTGAACCGGGCGGATTATAACAGTTTATTACGTGTCCCCGGTATTGGTGTGACAAGTGCCAAACGGATTGTTGTTGCACGACGTATGGGACCTTTAAATTTTGCGGGATTAAAAAAATTAGGAGTGGTATTAAAACGTGCTCAATATTTTATTACCTGTAGTGGAAAAAAGAATGAAGGATTACGGATTACTCAGGATGGAATGATACGCAGTTTAATCTCAGAACAGGGATTAAATTATCTTTCCAAAGAATGTGACGTACAGCAATACGAACAGTTGAGTTTGTTCCGAAATAACCGACTTACCATAGAGGAGTTGCAAAAATGTTTCCCAACCACAACATAA